One stretch of Chiroxiphia lanceolata isolate bChiLan1 chromosome 1, bChiLan1.pri, whole genome shotgun sequence DNA includes these proteins:
- the ZNF706 gene encoding zinc finger protein 706, whose product MARGQQKIQSQQKNAKKQAEQKKKQGHDQKAAAKAALIYTCTVCRTQMPDPKTFKQHFESKHPKTPLPPELADVQA is encoded by the exons ATGGCTCGTGGACAGCAGAAGATTCAGTCGCAGcagaaaaatgccaaaaagCAAGCtgagcaaaaaaagaaacaaggacaTGATCAGAAggctgcagccaaggctgcctTGATATATACCTGCACTGTCTGTAGG ACTCAAATGCCGGATCCCAAGACCTTCAAACAGCACTTTGAAAGCAAGCATCCTAAGACTCCACTTCCTCCAGAATTGGCTGATGTTCAGGCGTAA